The genomic DNA TTGACCTTTATAATTAATGCGTGAGTTTTTAGTACCACTAGTGGAACACGCCACTAATGTTGCCACACTGCAACAAACCAACAAAGATTTAAAAAACATCTTCATCTATGGGAGTCTCTAAAGTAAAAAGCTATCAATAAGAGACTATTGATAGCTTAGTTAATTAGGCTTTTGGCTTAACTTTTTCTACCCGACTGCGTAATTTTTGCCCCGGTTTAAATACCACGACACGACGGGCAGAGACAGGGACACTTTCTCCGGTCTTAGGATTCCGACCCGGACGGGAGGCTTTATCGCGTAATTCGAAATTACCGAAACCGGATAACTTCACATCATTTCCTGTTTCCAAAGCCACACGGATTTCTTCAAAGAAGCTTTCCACTAAGTCTTTGGCTTCACGTTTACTGAGATGGAATTTCTCAATAAGATTCTCGGCGAGTTCTACTTTAGTTAATGTCATAGTTTAATCTCTCAAGTAAGCATTAAAACGTTGTTTTAACTCAGATAATACCGCTGAAATTACTGTGTTAATTTCATCTTCTTCAAGGGTTTTTTCATTGTCTTGAATCACTAAGCTTATCGCTAAGCTCTTATGTCCTGTGGCAACACCATTTCCTTGGTAAACATCAAATAAATT from Aggregatibacter aphrophilus ATCC 33389 includes the following:
- a CDS encoding integration host factor subunit alpha translates to MTLTKVELAENLIEKFHLSKREAKDLVESFFEEIRVALETGNDVKLSGFGNFELRDKASRPGRNPKTGESVPVSARRVVVFKPGQKLRSRVEKVKPKA